From the genome of Ictalurus furcatus strain D&B chromosome 4, Billie_1.0, whole genome shotgun sequence, one region includes:
- the mafa gene encoding transcription factor Maf has product MASELALSSTELPTSPLAMEYVNDFDLMKFEVKKEPAETERVGLTQCGRLLAGGSLSSTPMSTPCSSVPPSPSFSAPSPGSGGEPKAHLEDFYWMGGYAQHQQQQQQQQQQHQHQQHQQQQQQQQQQQAPLNAEALGFGTDDAMEALISSAHQLHAFDGYARAQQFPAAEEVGPAAAVVSAVIAAATAPHHQHHHHHHHGSSAHPSGAASNHSHNHHHHHHQQQQQQQQQQHGHAHGHGHVDDRFSDEQLVTMSVRELNRQLRGVSKEEVIRLKQKRRTLKNRGYAQSCRFKRVQQRHVLEGEKTQLLQQVEHLKQEIARLMRERDAYKQKYEKLVGSGFRENGSSSDNNPSSPEFFMSSRKFLHL; this is encoded by the coding sequence ATGGCGTCCGAGCTGGCGCTGAGCTCCACCGAGTTGCCCACCAGCCCTCTCGCCATGGAGTACGTCAACGATTTCGACCTGATGAAGTTCGAGGTGAAGAAGGAGCCGGCGGAAACCGAGCGCGTCGGTTTGACCCAGTGTGGGCGCCTGCTCGCCGGAGGCTCCCTGTCTTCTACGCCGATGAGCACACCGTGCAGCTCGGTGCCGCCCTCTCCGAGCTTCTCTGCGCCTAGTCCCGGTTCAGGGGGCGAGCCCAAAGCGCACTTGGAGGACTTTTACTGGATGGGTGGCTACGcgcaacatcaacaacaacaacagcagcagcagcagcagcatcaacATCAGCAGCatcaacaacagcaacagcagcagcagcagcagcaagcGCCGTTAAACGCGGAGGCGCTCGGCTTCGGCACGGACGACGCCATGGAGGCGCTGATCAGCAGCGCGCACCAGCTGCACGCCTTCGACGGCTACGCGCGGGCGCAGCAGTTCCCCGCTGCAGAAGAAGTTGGGCCGGCCGCGGCTGTGGTTTCAGCCGTGATCGCCGCCGCGACTGCTCCTCACCACcagcaccatcatcatcaccatcacggCAGCAGCGCGCATCCATCCGGCGCCGCGAGCAACCACAGccataaccatcatcatcaccaccaccaacagcagcagcaacagcagcagcagcaacacgGACACGCGCACGGACACGGGCACGTGGACGACCGCTTCTCGGACGAGCAGCTCGTCACCATGTCGGTGCGCGAGCTGAACCGGCAGCTGCGCGGCGTCAGCAAGGAGGAGGTGATCCGCCTGAAGCAGAAGCGGCGGACGCTGAAGAACCGCGGTTACGCGCAGTCGTGCCGCTTCAAGCGCGTGCAGCAGCGGCACGTGCTCGAGGGCGAGAAGACGCAGCTGCTGCAGCAGGTCGAGCACCTCAAGCAGGAGATCGCGCGCCTGATGCGCGAGCGCGACGCGTACAAGCAGAAGTACGAGAAGCTCGTGGGAAGCGGCTTCCGCGAGAACGGCTCGAGCAGCGACAACAACCCGTCGTCGCCGGAGTTTTTCAT